In Caproicibacterium amylolyticum, a genomic segment contains:
- a CDS encoding putrescine aminotransferase has product MIPEAKKRWAPVPVASFYNNRTKQEDFHMSYAEVSRDLERVLGYIHAQKLTEAEIDTMTKETLHYFDEYVSPGWLKYRKSVSTNSAVLEWTDHDAVVDGTNGEEFIDCLGGFGIYTCGHRNPEILETVKAQLDHQALHSQELLDPLRGYLAKAVADITPGDLEKCFFTNGGAEAVEMALKLARIATGGRWYISMVGAFHGKSMGAISVGGKNTYRIPYTPMVQQVQHVEYGNAEDARKAIRNLQTVGEKVAAVIVEPIQGEAGVIVPPKGYLTELRKICDEYGVALIFDEIQTGMGRTGTMWRCEVEDITPDIMTFGKAFGGGIMPITGIICRPPMWTQELIDNPWLLGSPTFGGNPVCCSAALATIKYMIDNDIPGQAKSKGKILKDGLLKLKEKYPTVIEDVRGEGLMLAAEFVQSEVGYNIAKGLFARGVLTAGTLNNSKTIRFEPPAVITEEQIAAVLARMNEALAETKEAFAL; this is encoded by the coding sequence ATAATACCAGAAGCAAAGAAGCGATGGGCGCCGGTACCCGTCGCTTCTTTTTATAATAACCGGACAAAACAGGAGGATTTTCACATGAGTTACGCAGAAGTAAGCAGAGATTTGGAGCGCGTGCTGGGTTACATCCACGCACAGAAGCTGACAGAAGCGGAAATTGACACCATGACGAAGGAAACGCTCCATTACTTTGATGAGTACGTCAGTCCCGGCTGGCTCAAATACCGCAAGTCTGTTTCCACCAATTCCGCCGTGTTGGAGTGGACGGACCACGACGCAGTGGTGGACGGCACCAACGGCGAGGAATTCATTGACTGTCTGGGCGGTTTTGGCATTTACACCTGCGGCCACCGCAACCCTGAAATTCTGGAAACCGTAAAGGCACAGCTTGATCACCAGGCACTGCATTCGCAGGAGCTGCTGGACCCGCTGCGCGGCTACCTTGCCAAGGCCGTGGCGGATATTACCCCCGGCGACTTGGAAAAGTGCTTCTTTACCAACGGCGGCGCAGAAGCGGTGGAAATGGCGCTGAAGCTTGCGCGTATTGCTACCGGCGGGCGCTGGTATATCTCTATGGTAGGCGCTTTCCACGGCAAGAGCATGGGCGCCATTTCTGTTGGCGGCAAAAATACCTACCGCATTCCGTACACGCCAATGGTGCAGCAGGTGCAGCACGTGGAGTACGGAAACGCGGAGGATGCACGTAAGGCCATCCGCAACCTCCAGACTGTCGGTGAAAAGGTCGCCGCCGTTATCGTAGAGCCGATCCAGGGGGAAGCGGGTGTCATTGTACCGCCAAAGGGTTACCTGACAGAACTGCGCAAAATCTGTGATGAATACGGTGTTGCGCTGATTTTTGATGAAATTCAAACCGGTATGGGCCGGACCGGTACCATGTGGCGCTGCGAGGTGGAGGACATTACACCGGATATCATGACCTTCGGTAAGGCGTTTGGCGGCGGAATTATGCCGATTACCGGTATCATCTGCCGCCCGCCGATGTGGACACAAGAGCTGATTGACAACCCGTGGCTGCTTGGTTCCCCAACCTTTGGCGGCAACCCGGTCTGCTGCTCCGCGGCGCTGGCAACGATTAAGTACATGATTGACAACGACATTCCGGGGCAGGCAAAGAGTAAGGGCAAAATCCTGAAGGACGGTCTGCTGAAATTAAAAGAAAAGTATCCAACGGTTATTGAGGATGTTCGCGGCGAAGGACTGATGCTGGCAGCTGAGTTTGTGCAGAGTGAGGTCGGTTATAATATTGCAAAGGGCTTGTTTGCCCGCGGTGTTTTGACTGCCGGTACGCTGAACAATAGCAAAACCATTCGTTTTGAGCCGCCGGCCGTCATTACCGAGGAGCAGATTGCGGCGGTGCTGGCACGCATGAATGAAGCGCTGGCAGAAACAAAGGAAGCCTTTGCACTGTAA
- a CDS encoding AraC family transcriptional regulator, with protein sequence MEWLESWNKAVNYIEGHLESEISMDEVAKLVCCSSFRFQRMFSYMTNLSLTEYIRRRKMTRAAAELQHGAKVVDVAFRYGYESPTAFNRAFRSVHGVSPSMAKKEGIVLKAYPPISFHITIKGEAEMKYRIVKKDAFRIVGYHKKINGMEGNFQEIPAFWEKTEQAGGIPKLCVLMDGEPKAMLGVTCSAENCCEDYYIAVASSAPASVGMEEYMIPAAMWAVFECVGPIEGPKECVMGDLQKRIFTEWLPTSGYAYADAPDVEVYPQGDLTAKDYHCEVWLPVVKK encoded by the coding sequence ATGGAGTGGCTGGAAAGCTGGAACAAAGCAGTCAATTATATTGAGGGGCATCTGGAAAGTGAAATCAGCATGGACGAAGTTGCAAAGCTGGTCTGCTGTTCCTCCTTCCGCTTTCAGCGGATGTTTTCCTACATGACGAATCTTTCTCTGACGGAGTATATCCGCCGCAGAAAAATGACCAGAGCCGCGGCAGAGCTGCAGCATGGTGCCAAAGTAGTTGACGTTGCCTTCCGCTATGGATACGAGTCCCCCACAGCTTTTAACCGTGCGTTCCGGAGCGTTCACGGTGTTTCACCGTCCATGGCAAAAAAAGAGGGAATTGTTTTGAAAGCCTATCCACCCATCAGCTTCCATATTACAATCAAAGGAGAAGCTGAAATGAAGTATCGCATTGTAAAGAAAGACGCATTCCGTATTGTTGGGTACCATAAAAAGATAAACGGAATGGAAGGAAATTTTCAGGAGATTCCTGCGTTTTGGGAAAAGACAGAGCAGGCGGGCGGCATTCCAAAACTGTGTGTGCTGATGGACGGTGAACCGAAAGCAATGCTGGGTGTAACATGCAGTGCGGAAAACTGCTGCGAGGACTATTATATTGCGGTGGCAAGCAGCGCCCCGGCTTCTGTTGGGATGGAAGAATATATGATTCCGGCGGCAATGTGGGCTGTTTTTGAGTGTGTCGGTCCAATCGAAGGGCCAAAGGAGTGCGTAATGGGAGATTTGCAGAAACGCATCTTTACGGAATGGCTTCCCACTTCCGGTTATGCGTATGCGGATGCGCCGGACGTTGAGGTTTACCCGCAGGGCGACCTGACTGCCAAGGATTATCACTGTGAAGTTTGGCTGCCGGTTGTCAAAAAATAA
- the nagB gene encoding glucosamine-6-phosphate deaminase, whose protein sequence is MKIISAPDYVSMSRKAANLLSAQVILKPDCVLGLATGGTPVGVYRQLIDWYEKGDLDFSKVHTINLDEYIGLPVQHPQSYRSFMNENLFKHINVPIENTHVPNGTAHNMEAECIRYEKLVESLGGVDMQLLGIGNTGHIGFNEPNDCFDTMTHIVTLKEVTIKANARFFDSEADVPQQAITMGIQTIMKAKKIVLVANGENKADILEKALFGPIRPQIPASILQLHSDVTVFADEAALKVIREKHMQTID, encoded by the coding sequence ATGAAAATCATCAGCGCTCCAGATTATGTTTCTATGAGCCGCAAAGCCGCCAATCTTCTTTCGGCGCAGGTCATCCTGAAGCCGGACTGTGTTCTTGGACTTGCCACCGGTGGCACCCCAGTCGGCGTTTACCGCCAGTTAATTGACTGGTATGAAAAGGGAGATCTTGATTTTTCCAAGGTTCACACCATTAATCTGGACGAATATATCGGCCTGCCGGTTCAGCATCCGCAGAGCTACCGCTCCTTCATGAACGAAAATCTTTTTAAACATATAAACGTACCGATTGAGAACACCCATGTGCCAAACGGAACCGCACATAACATGGAAGCCGAGTGTATCCGCTACGAAAAACTGGTGGAAAGCCTCGGCGGCGTTGATATGCAGCTTTTGGGTATTGGCAACACCGGACATATCGGCTTTAACGAGCCAAATGACTGCTTTGATACCATGACGCACATTGTCACCCTCAAAGAAGTTACTATTAAGGCAAACGCACGCTTTTTCGACAGCGAAGCTGATGTGCCGCAGCAGGCCATTACCATGGGCATTCAGACCATTATGAAAGCAAAAAAAATTGTACTGGTCGCAAATGGCGAAAACAAAGCCGACATTCTGGAAAAGGCCTTGTTTGGGCCAATCCGCCCGCAGATTCCGGCTTCCATCCTGCAGCTGCACAGCGACGTTACGGTTTTTGCAGACGAAGCCGCACTGAAGGTCATCCGCGAAAAGCATATGCAAACGATTGACTGA
- a CDS encoding ABC transporter ATP-binding protein, whose translation MRLILKYLKNYKGWFLLDFVSVFGFALTELGIPTLVAQMIDGGIVANNPAYIQKMWLTIIVISIIGVAGTILLGYCCARLSSSITADMRNDVFEKAQQFSHTEFSKFGISSMITRTNNDAFQVQMFLNMLLRMALMTPVMLVASYMMTLRASLQLSVIVAATIPVIIIGVIIVARASKPISESQQQSQDSMNRITRENLSGIRVVRAFNNDTYEEGRFSKENESYTQNSKNMFKLMTLTQPAFFLVMNVASALIYWRGAQLLGVQQLQIGQLTAFMDYLFHAMISTMLFCTVFMMYPRAAVSAHRIQQVLETQPLVTDPEGGAELGASVEELSFDHVTFVYPDGDEPVLEDVSFRVRRGQTIAFVGSTGSGKSTLVNLIPRFYDVTSGAVRINGTDLRKFSLTSLRDAIGFIPQKAFLFNGTIADNIRFGKDDATQEELEHAAKIAQAYDFILQKPQGFDEPIEENSANTSGGQRQRLSIARAVVRRPKIYVFDDSFSALDFRTDANLRQALKAETKDAVVMIVAQRVSTIMEADCIVVLDEGKVVGTGTHRELLENCPVYHEIAVSQLSEAELRGAAAAGGC comes from the coding sequence ATGCGGCTTATTTTAAAGTATTTAAAAAACTATAAGGGATGGTTCCTGCTGGACTTTGTGTCGGTGTTTGGGTTTGCACTGACCGAACTCGGCATCCCTACCTTGGTGGCACAGATGATTGACGGAGGCATTGTTGCCAACAATCCCGCCTACATCCAGAAAATGTGGTTGACAATTATTGTGATTTCCATCATCGGCGTGGCGGGTACCATTCTGCTGGGGTACTGCTGCGCGCGGCTGTCATCTTCCATTACAGCAGACATGCGCAATGATGTTTTTGAGAAAGCACAGCAGTTTTCCCATACGGAATTCAGCAAATTCGGAATTTCGTCTATGATCACCCGCACCAACAACGATGCGTTTCAGGTGCAGATGTTTTTGAACATGCTGCTTCGCATGGCACTCATGACACCGGTCATGCTGGTGGCAAGCTACATGATGACACTGCGTGCATCCCTGCAGCTTTCGGTGATTGTTGCTGCGACCATTCCCGTGATTATTATCGGCGTTATCATTGTGGCACGGGCAAGCAAGCCAATCAGTGAGTCGCAGCAGCAGTCGCAGGACAGCATGAACCGCATTACGCGGGAAAACTTGAGCGGCATTCGGGTTGTGCGTGCGTTTAATAATGATACGTATGAAGAAGGACGCTTTTCAAAGGAAAACGAGAGCTACACGCAGAACTCCAAAAACATGTTCAAACTCATGACATTGACACAGCCTGCCTTTTTCCTGGTCATGAACGTGGCGTCGGCGCTGATTTACTGGCGCGGCGCACAGCTGCTGGGGGTACAGCAGCTGCAAATTGGCCAGCTGACAGCATTCATGGATTATTTGTTCCACGCCATGATATCCACTATGCTGTTCTGCACGGTGTTCATGATGTACCCGCGCGCAGCGGTCAGTGCGCACCGAATTCAGCAGGTGCTGGAAACACAGCCGTTGGTGACCGACCCGGAGGGCGGCGCGGAATTGGGCGCTTCTGTGGAGGAACTGTCGTTTGACCATGTGACTTTTGTTTATCCGGACGGGGACGAGCCGGTTTTGGAGGACGTTTCTTTTCGGGTGCGCCGTGGGCAGACGATTGCGTTTGTCGGCAGCACCGGTTCCGGAAAAAGTACACTGGTCAATTTGATTCCCCGTTTTTATGACGTGACCAGCGGTGCGGTGCGCATTAACGGCACCGACCTGCGCAAATTCAGCTTGACTTCTCTGCGGGACGCCATTGGGTTTATTCCGCAGAAAGCATTCTTATTTAACGGGACGATTGCGGACAACATCCGCTTCGGGAAAGACGATGCAACACAGGAGGAACTGGAGCATGCGGCAAAGATTGCCCAGGCTTATGATTTCATTCTGCAGAAGCCGCAGGGCTTTGACGAGCCGATTGAGGAGAATTCCGCTAACACCTCCGGCGGTCAGCGCCAGCGGTTGTCCATTGCGCGTGCGGTGGTGCGCAGACCAAAAATCTATGTGTTTGACGATTCCTTTTCCGCACTGGATTTCCGCACAGACGCGAATCTGCGTCAGGCGCTGAAAGCGGAAACGAAGGACGCAGTCGTTATGATTGTGGCACAGCGTGTTTCCACAATCATGGAAGCGGACTGCATTGTTGTGCTGGATGAAGGCAAAGTGGTTGGCACGGGCACCCACCGGGAGCTGCTTGAAAACTGCCCGGTGTACCATGAAATTGCGGTTTCTCAGCTGAGTGAAGCGGAGCTGCGGGGTGCTGCGGCAGCGGGCGGCTGCTGA
- a CDS encoding helix-turn-helix transcriptional regulator: MREDHDMTQAQIGAAVNLPQRTYAYYESGQRMIPPQVLCALADYYHVSVDYLLERTDNPQMNQ; encoded by the coding sequence CTGCGGGAAGACCATGATATGACGCAGGCACAAATCGGCGCGGCTGTCAATCTGCCGCAGCGCACCTATGCTTACTATGAATCCGGCCAACGCATGATTCCGCCGCAGGTGCTCTGCGCGCTGGCTGATTATTACCACGTCAGTGTGGATTATTTGCTGGAGCGTACTGACAACCCGCAAATGAATCAATAA
- the pyrE gene encoding orotate phosphoribosyltransferase yields MLTEQKKQFIEFMMTADVLRFGDFITKSGRNTPYFVNTGNYRTGAQIAGLGKFYAGLVHNTGCSFDAMFGPAYKGIPLVTACAGALYNEYKEDKPYFFNRKEAKDHGEGGSLVGYKPKDGDRVIIIEDVITAGTAVRETMPILKACGDVSCKDMFISVNRCEVGQNPGKTAIMEVQEEFGIKVHALVTVRDIREWLSAHGGYEALLPKMDAYMAKYCI; encoded by the coding sequence ATGCTGACAGAGCAAAAAAAACAGTTTATCGAATTCATGATGACCGCAGATGTGCTCCGATTTGGTGATTTTATTACAAAGAGCGGACGCAATACACCTTACTTTGTCAATACGGGAAATTACCGTACCGGAGCGCAGATTGCCGGGCTTGGAAAGTTCTACGCCGGTCTGGTGCATAATACCGGCTGTTCCTTTGATGCCATGTTTGGGCCGGCTTACAAAGGCATCCCACTGGTGACCGCCTGTGCAGGTGCACTTTACAACGAATACAAAGAGGACAAGCCGTATTTCTTTAATCGCAAGGAAGCCAAAGACCACGGTGAGGGCGGTTCTCTGGTCGGTTACAAGCCAAAGGACGGCGACCGTGTGATTATTATTGAAGATGTCATTACCGCCGGTACAGCTGTGCGCGAAACCATGCCAATTCTCAAAGCCTGCGGCGATGTTTCCTGCAAAGATATGTTCATCTCTGTGAATCGCTGTGAAGTGGGGCAGAACCCCGGTAAAACCGCCATCATGGAAGTGCAGGAGGAGTTCGGTATTAAGGTGCACGCGCTGGTGACCGTGCGGGACATTCGGGAATGGCTTTCTGCACACGGCGGATACGAAGCACTGCTGCCGAAGATGGATGCCTACATGGCAAAATACTGCATTTGA
- a CDS encoding YczE/YyaS/YitT family protein, translating to MKLKDSGKVKNYICRYLILTAGLLILAFGVALSIKAALGTSPISCPPYVLSLLLPWSVGEITIAMHVCFILLQIALLRKAYQPIQLLQLPIAFVFGYFTDAALYLVRNLQVPNYAIQIFWCIVSLFLTALGVYCEVKADVVMLAGEGTVNAIAIVTGKPFPKIKVRFDCTLVAIGILISLISFHRLEGVREGTIAAAVVVGMIVRVYDKHIHVLDKVVVH from the coding sequence ATGAAATTGAAAGATTCCGGGAAAGTAAAAAATTATATATGTCGTTATTTGATCTTAACAGCAGGACTGCTGATTTTGGCCTTTGGCGTGGCACTGTCCATTAAAGCGGCGCTGGGAACTTCGCCAATTTCCTGCCCGCCGTATGTACTCAGCCTGCTGCTGCCGTGGTCAGTGGGAGAGATCACGATTGCCATGCATGTGTGCTTTATTCTGCTGCAAATTGCGCTGCTGCGGAAAGCGTATCAGCCGATTCAGCTTCTGCAGCTGCCGATTGCGTTTGTGTTTGGCTACTTTACAGATGCGGCGCTGTATCTGGTACGGAATCTGCAGGTACCAAATTATGCCATACAGATTTTTTGGTGCATTGTCAGCCTGTTTTTAACAGCGCTGGGGGTCTACTGTGAGGTCAAAGCAGATGTGGTCATGCTGGCGGGCGAGGGTACAGTAAATGCGATTGCAATCGTGACCGGAAAGCCGTTCCCGAAAATCAAGGTGCGGTTTGACTGTACACTGGTCGCTATCGGCATTTTGATTTCACTGATTAGCTTTCATCGTCTGGAAGGTGTGCGCGAAGGGACGATTGCGGCGGCGGTCGTTGTTGGGATGATTGTACGCGTGTATGACAAGCACATCCATGTTCTCGATAAAGTAGTGGTTCACTGA
- a CDS encoding beta-galactosidase, producing MDTLLNNQMLHGGDYNPDQWLDRPDILQKDIELMKQAHINCVSVGIFAWTALEPEEGNYTFEWLGRVIDSLYENGIYTVLATPSGARPAWMAHKYPEVLRVDETLHRNHMGARHNHCYTSPVYREKVWEMDRRLAEAFGSHPGVLLWHISNEYNGACYCPLCQAEFRTWLKEKYGTLEALNKAWWAPFWSHTYTDWEQIEAPGPRGEELLHGLVLDWRRFVTARTVDFCSWEKQAVRAGGSTLPVTTNLMGFYYDLDYTKFKDVLDIVSWDNYPAWRTEENDVKVAVHIAMTHDLMRCVNHKPFLMMESTPSQVNWRSVNRLKAPGLHELASLQAVAHGSNSVQYFQWRQSRGASEKFHGAVVDHYGESDTRVFGEVAHLGERLEGLSALCHSNVKPEVAILFDRENEWALDATCGPRNGAMHYEETIESHYQAFWHMGVNVDLVNAEDDLSGYKLVIAPMLYLHRAGIAEKLRTFVENGGTLVGTYWSGLVDENDLCFEGATPGEGLSEVYGLRTEEIDGLRDEDCNHMIWDGKTYELHELCELVRPSNAQPLASYSDDFYAGHPAFTVNHFGRGTAYFLAARAEDAFYNDFYGLLIEQIGVEPALGSTELPDGVTASLRLAEDGTKYIIVQNFNAKTICFPLDESMTELESGVSGTSVTLQPYGVMFLTK from the coding sequence ATGGATACCCTGCTGAATAATCAAATGCTGCACGGCGGCGACTACAATCCGGACCAGTGGCTTGACCGGCCGGACATTCTGCAAAAAGATATTGAGCTGATGAAACAGGCACACATCAACTGTGTTTCCGTCGGCATTTTTGCATGGACTGCTTTGGAGCCGGAAGAGGGGAACTACACCTTTGAGTGGCTTGGCCGCGTGATTGACTCCCTTTACGAAAACGGCATCTACACCGTCCTTGCCACTCCAAGCGGTGCGCGCCCGGCTTGGATGGCCCACAAATACCCGGAGGTGCTGCGTGTTGATGAAACCCTGCACCGCAACCACATGGGTGCCAGACACAACCATTGCTACACTTCTCCAGTCTATCGGGAAAAAGTGTGGGAAATGGACCGCCGCCTTGCTGAGGCATTTGGAAGCCATCCGGGTGTGCTGCTGTGGCACATTTCCAATGAATACAATGGTGCCTGCTACTGCCCGCTGTGCCAGGCGGAGTTCCGCACCTGGCTGAAAGAAAAGTACGGCACACTGGAAGCTTTAAACAAAGCATGGTGGGCACCGTTTTGGAGCCACACCTATACTGATTGGGAACAGATTGAAGCACCCGGCCCGCGCGGCGAAGAACTGCTGCATGGGCTGGTACTGGACTGGCGGCGTTTTGTAACCGCGCGCACCGTGGATTTCTGCAGCTGGGAAAAACAGGCCGTGCGTGCCGGCGGCTCCACCCTGCCGGTTACTACAAACCTGATGGGTTTTTATTACGATTTGGACTACACAAAATTCAAAGATGTGCTGGACATTGTTTCGTGGGACAACTACCCCGCATGGCGCACAGAAGAAAATGACGTAAAAGTTGCGGTGCATATCGCAATGACGCACGATTTGATGCGCTGCGTCAATCACAAACCCTTCCTGATGATGGAGAGTACCCCGAGCCAAGTCAACTGGCGCAGTGTAAACCGCCTGAAAGCACCCGGCCTGCATGAGCTTGCTTCCCTGCAGGCGGTGGCGCACGGCTCGAACTCGGTCCAGTATTTTCAGTGGCGGCAAAGCCGCGGCGCTTCTGAAAAATTCCATGGCGCCGTGGTTGACCACTACGGTGAAAGCGACACCCGCGTGTTCGGCGAAGTTGCGCACCTTGGCGAACGGCTGGAGGGACTTTCTGCGCTGTGCCATTCCAACGTAAAGCCGGAAGTTGCCATTCTGTTTGACCGTGAAAACGAATGGGCACTGGACGCTACATGCGGCCCGCGCAACGGTGCCATGCACTATGAGGAAACCATTGAATCCCACTACCAGGCATTCTGGCACATGGGTGTAAACGTTGATCTTGTCAATGCGGAAGATGACCTTTCCGGCTACAAACTGGTGATTGCGCCGATGCTGTACCTACACCGCGCGGGTATCGCTGAAAAACTGCGCACCTTTGTAGAAAACGGCGGCACTTTGGTTGGCACCTACTGGAGCGGGCTGGTCGATGAAAACGACCTCTGCTTTGAGGGTGCAACGCCCGGCGAGGGACTTTCCGAGGTTTACGGACTGCGCACAGAAGAAATTGACGGTTTGCGTGACGAAGACTGCAACCACATGATTTGGGACGGCAAGACCTATGAGCTGCATGAACTTTGTGAATTGGTTCGCCCTAGCAATGCACAGCCGCTTGCCAGTTACAGTGATGATTTTTATGCTGGCCACCCTGCGTTCACTGTAAACCATTTCGGACGCGGCACTGCCTACTTCCTTGCTGCCCGTGCAGAGGATGCGTTTTACAATGACTTTTACGGTCTGCTCATTGAGCAAATTGGGGTAGAACCTGCGCTAGGCAGTACTGAACTGCCTGACGGGGTAACTGCCAGCCTTCGCCTTGCAGAGGACGGCACCAAGTATATCATTGTGCAGAACTTCAATGCGAAAACGATTTGCTTCCCTCTGGATGAATCCATGACAGAATTGGAAAGCGGTGTTTCCGGCACTTCCGTTACACTGCAGCCCTACGGCGTAATGTTCCTGACAAAGTAA